The DNA sequence GAAGGCGGGCCGCGCGGTCGCGGCGTACACCATCGTGACGCCCCAGGAGAACACGTCCGACGCGGGCGTGGCCGGCTGCCCGGCGAGGATCTCCGGCGCGAGGTACGACGGGGTCCCCATCGCCGTGCCCGTGCGCGTGGCCCCCGGAACGTCGAGCGCACGGGCGATGCCGAAGTCGATCACGACCGGGCCCTCGGGCCCGATGAGCACGTTCGCCGGCTTGAAGTCGCGGTGCAGCACGCCCGCCCGGTGGATCGCGGCGAGCGCGGTGGCCGTGCTGATCGCCAGACGGTCGAGCGCCGCCCCGCGCCGCGGCCCCTCGCGCTCGACGAGCGTGCGCAGCGACGGCCCCGCGATGTACTCGCTCACCACGTACGGCCGGCTGCCCTCCACGTCGGCGTGGAGCACTGCGGCGGTGCAGAACCGGGCCACGCGCTGGGCGACCGCAACCTCGCGCAGGAACCGCTCCCGTGCCTGCGGATCCGCGGCGAGGCCGGGATGGAGCAATTTGATGGCGACCTGTTCCCCGGCCGGGCTGCGGCCCAAATAGACGATGCCCTGCGCGCCCTCGCCCAGGCGCCCGAGCAGCTCATACACCCCCAGGCTGCGCGGGTCGTCCGCCGTGAGCGGCTGCGTCACCACGTTCCCCCTGAAATCACCGGCAAAATTCCTACTTGCGGCAGAACGCTACCAGTGGGATGGCCGGTGTCTGTGGGACGTTCTTAACTTGAGACCTGCCATTCGGTCGAATGACACCGTTTGACCGCAGGTTTCGCCGCATATCAGTCCGAATCCGGACATATCGCGCAACACCGCATCTGAACGGTTCGCGCCATGGCCCGGGCCGTGGCGCGCCGCGTACCCCGGACCGCCGCGCCGCGCGGGCCGTTCCCCCGCTAGATCGCGACCCAGTCGGTGACCACGGTCTGCTCCGCCGTGCTGCAGCGCAGCCCGAGCGGCCCGGCGGGCAGACCCTCGCAGCTGAACCGGCCGAGCTCGTCGGCCTGGACGTGGAGGCGCCGGTCCGGGCGACGCACCTCGATCCCGGCGGGGCGGGGAGGCGTGATCCGCCCGGTGAGCCGCCGCGCGTCCCCGCACTCGGTGATCTCGACCTCGACGGTGACGGTCGCCGACTCGAAGGTGAGCAGCCGGGGTGCGCCCGGGCCGCGCACCAGGGCGGCCTGCTCGGGGGCGTGGGAGTCGAAGGTCAGCTCGGCGGGCTCCGCGTCGACGGTGTGCCAGGCGTAGGCGGACACCGCCTGGCGGAGCAGGTGCTCGGGGACCGGATCGAGCATGCCCGCGGCGCGGCGCAGCTCCTCCTCCAGCCCGGACCTGTCATCCGGCATTCGGACCCTCCCCCCGTGTGCTCTCGTTCGCACTCCTAGCGTGCCCGGCGTCGCCGGTGCCTCGGCGGCTCGCCGGCCATCGCCCGGCGCAGGCAGTCGAGACAGCGGGCGCGTGTCGGCCCGATGCTGCCCACCGGCATGCCGAGCGCCTCGGAGATCTCCTGGTAGCTCGGCGGCGGCGTCGCCATGAGCAGGCGGAGCAGCCGCCGGCACCGGTCGGACAGCGTCTCGAACGCCTCCCCGAGCCGGCGGAGCCGGTCGGCCTCGGCGGCGGCCCGCTCCGACTCCAGCATCGCCTGCTCGGGGGAATGGTGGTTCACCCACGGGGACACCGTGTCCACGTCGTCGACCGGCGTCACCCGCCGGCTCCACCTGAGGGCGCGCAGCGCCTCGTGCCGTGCCGTGCTCGCCAGCCACGAGCCGACCCGTTCCGGATCCTTGATCTTCTGCAGGTTCGCGGTCAACCGGAACCAGGTGATCTGCCAGACGTCCTCGACGTCGGACTCGGAGAGGCGGTGCGCCCGGATCACCGACCACACCAGCGGCGAGAACCGCTCGACGAGCGCCTCCCACGCCGCGGCGTCGCCGCGGGCGGCGGCGTTGACCAGCGCGCTGACGGCGCCGCCCCGCGGTCCGCAGGATTCGTCACCGTCGACGGCACCGTCGATCACACCGTCGACCGGCTCCTCGGCCGCGTCGTCGATCGCCTCGTCCGGGTCGGCGCGCGGGCCGTCACGCACGGCGTCGTGCGGGCCCGCGGCCGCCGCGCCGACGGCGCCGTCACCGGCGGAGCCGCCGCCGGCCCCGCCGAAGCACGCCTCGATGGTCCCATCGATGGCACGGCCGTCCGGGCCGCCGATCGTGCCGCCCACCTGGTCGCGACACGGGTCACTGATCGGGCCGCTGACTGAATCGCTGTCCACAACCGGATGTCCTCGAAGGGCGCGGGATGCTCATCGTACGGCCCGACGCACGCCGCCCGCAGCCGGATGAACGTTACGGCAGGGTCTTACCCGGACCATCGCCGCGGAACGCCACGGCGAAGGCCGGAGTCACGGCGGCGGACCCCGGCGGGAGTGGCCGGGAACGCCACCCGGGGCAGGCCTGTCGGGCGACGTCCCGTGCGGCACGCCACCGGCTACGGCAGCACGCGGAGCGGCAGGCCGTCCGAGGAGTCCGTGACCTCTCGCAGCGAGGCCACCAGCCGCGCCGCGGCGGCCCGGGCGTCCCGTACCCCGGTCTCGCGGTGGATCTCGGCGGCCAGCGCGGCGATCCGCCCGGCGACGATCGGCGTCGCGAACGACGTGCCGCTCCACGCGGCCATGCCGGAGAACTTCTCCTGGTCGGCAGGGTTCGCCCCGGACAGCGACCCGGAGCGGGCCGGCGAGACGCAGGTGCAGTCCGGATAGCGGGCCGGCGACGCGTACCGGCAGGTCGCGGTCGACGAGTGCAGGTACTCGTACACCCCGTCGAGGTAGGCGTTGACCAGCCGCTCCCCGGGCGCGTACACGGTCACCCAGTCCCCGTGGTTGCTGAAGCAGGCCCGGCCGACCCCGTGCGCCGGGTCGCGCAGCGCGCCCACCGCGACCACGCCCGGCACCGGCGCGGACCGCCCGCCGACCGTCCCGGCGTAGGCGGCCGGCCAGAACGGCACGTCCTCACCGTGGTTGCCCGCGGCGGCGACGAGCACGGTCCCGGACCCCGCGGCGAGCCGCTCGATGAACGGCTCCAGGCCGAGCGGCGGGCGGCCGTCCCACGTCTTCGCGCCCGCGGAGAGGCTGATCACGTCGGGCCACGGCCCGTC is a window from the Thermopolyspora flexuosa genome containing:
- a CDS encoding RNA polymerase sigma factor is translated as MDSDSVSGPISDPCRDQVGGTIGGPDGRAIDGTIEACFGGAGGGSAGDGAVGAAAAGPHDAVRDGPRADPDEAIDDAAEEPVDGVIDGAVDGDESCGPRGGAVSALVNAAARGDAAAWEALVERFSPLVWSVIRAHRLSESDVEDVWQITWFRLTANLQKIKDPERVGSWLASTARHEALRALRWSRRVTPVDDVDTVSPWVNHHSPEQAMLESERAAAEADRLRRLGEAFETLSDRCRRLLRLLMATPPPSYQEISEALGMPVGSIGPTRARCLDCLRRAMAGEPPRHRRRRAR